One Vicia villosa cultivar HV-30 ecotype Madison, WI linkage group LG5, Vvil1.0, whole genome shotgun sequence genomic window, GAAGTGGATTGTTTTCCGGTTTTGTTTTTCCAGTTTTGCAAGCAACACACACGTAGGATATGTGGCAATAGTTTATGACTTTATGTGTTGATAAATAAATGTGTTGATAAATACTTTTGCAAGCAACACACACAGGTTTTCTTTTTAACTTCTCTAGATGGTGATACTAGATTTTCTATATGAATATTCaatgcatttttttaattattgggtctaattatcattaatttatctaaataattaattataattgtacaattttaaatgtaatataaattaattatttatatatatttttatcacatttttcatattttaccATATTGGTGTACAAGTAATTGAAATATGGTAGCActatttttaaacttaattttgaaaaaataaataaatcaaattttttaattaaaaagtgtttttttatgttttaaaaacaATTAGTAAAACGGTTTAAACTGGTTTTTAACTTAAATTTGGTTAACTGAATTGTTTAAAATATATGGTTCAGTTTATGAACCATTTAAGTGGTTCAAATTTTTTGTGGTTCAATGCAATTCAAATTAGGAATATGGttcaattaaccatatttttgcaCAACCATACTACACATATTGATATATCAACattttaaatgaatttttaaaataaatataaaatatcagAGGTGCTTATAATAATCGAGAGATGGAGTATACAACATAATAACATATAAATGATATAATAGGCATATCTCTAAAATCATTTAAAAGGTAGGCATATCTAGCTGTCAAGAAAGATTATTATAATAGTATTTGAAAAACAACACAAACTACACTTATAAATCTCCACAAAAAAAAACTTCTAATATCCAACCCGAGTGCATTTCTTAGTTAACCACGAGAGCCAAACGAAACTACAAATCTCGAACGGTACGAACGAAACTCAACGAGAAATAGTAGTTGGTATCAATATTTTCctacctcaaaaaaaaaaaaaaattccaatttcCAAAATTATCACAATCACAATCACCGGCCTATTGCTATTAACAAAGATCCAATACATAGTGACAAAAATTCAAATGCTCGCAATTTCTCGCCATTGATATTTCAATTCCTGAAGAAAGAAAGGTAAATTGTTTTTTCTAGAAACAGAACGAGATGGGAATTTTGGGAGTGATTCTGAAGAATCCAGATGATTTGTATCCGTTGTTGAAGCTCAAAATCGCGGCGAGGAACGCCGAGAAGCAGATCCCGCCGGAACCGCATTGGGGATTCTGTTACTCTATGCTTCATAAAGTTTCTAGAAGCTTCGGTCTCGTTATTCAGCAGCTTCGTCCCGAGCTTCGCGATGCCGTTAGTTTCGTTCAATTCTCAATCGttccgtttttttttttttgcttttttttttttttgtttatctgAAGTTGCTTATGGCTTTTTGCAGGTTTGCATATTCTATTTGGTTCTTCGTGCTCTTGATACCGTTGGTTTGTTCTCGAATATCCTAAACACCGCTTTTCGATTGATTATTAAGTATCAAAATCATTTATTATCTTATTTATATATGGAAAATTCTGGTTGTTAAATACTAGTCTGATTGATTTATCTCAGACAAAATTAGTTTGGAAACTAAGTGTAAACCTGTTATGCGTTCGCTATCTATATTGCGGTTATCGCGTTTCGAATAtgaattttatatatttgaatctCAAACTGTTCTGATTGAAAGACTGTTTCATTCTTCAGAAACTGCGAGGATCTAAtacttttgaattgttttggcAGAGGATGATACTAGTGTAGAGACAGATGTCAAGGTTCCGATACTAATAGCTTTTCATCGCCACATCTACGATCATGATTGGCACTTTGGATGTGAGTATGCATATTCTTTTTGCTCCTTTCTATTTAAAAATCTTGATCCCATTCCGAGTAAGATAAGATccgataaaattttaaaaattccttTACAATTTgttgcatgtatcttttgattgaCTTTGTAAAATTCAATTTAGTCACATCTAAATTGTTTTCTAGTAATTAGATTGGATTTTAAAACGTGCTTTACTTCCCATAGCAGTTGCTTTTAAGGATTTTGGGGACAGTCTTCGTCAattttctggaaaatagttttaaGGTTAACATGCCTCAAACTTTATTGATGCTAATCACCATGCTAATTGTTTTTATGTAACAAGGCGGTACGAAGGAGTACAAAGTTCTAATGGACCAGTTTCATCATGTTTCAACGGCTTTTCTGGAACTTGGAAAGAAGTTAGttcttttatctttgcacatctGTCTTGAACACACTTTGATATTCCGTGATACATCTGTCTTAGTTTTAAACTATCAATTGCTTCCATGTTATATCATATAGCTTTCTATATTATATCTATTTTCATCTGATGCTAGTGAGCTGTCAATTCCTATTCCACTGGGTCCTTGATAGGATTTCATGTAAAATAAACCGAAGACTCAAAAGTTCTGTTCTCTGATTTGTCTgggtttttatgtttttcaaattaAAGGTATTTAACAGCTGATCTGGTCTGGGTCTTTGAGATGTGCTATGTGAATTATGCATTCACTCCTTTTTGTAGCTTTTCTTAGGTGTATGTGATTAGAAGAGTTTTGGTTTTGCAGTCTATGATGTAAAATTAAATGTTGGCCAATCAATTTTGCAGCTACCAGGATGCAATTGAAGACATTACCAAAAGAATGGGTGCTGGAATGGCCAAATTTATTTGCAAGGAGGTAAGTTATACACATATTCTATTCTGCATATATTTCCATTTATTAATGTTAGTTACATTTGATGTGGTTAACCTCTGCGATTGACAGACTGCTATGATGTTCATTATTCTTTTTGATCATGTGGCTTCTGGTAGTTTGATTTTTAACGATTTAAGGGGGAGGGGAATATAATGAAGAGGTCGTGACAACTGTGAACAAATAGTCATGCAGAGTAGTATTACTATAAAATGCAACACTTTTTGTAATACTTCGATGCAATACTTATTTGTAGGtagaaacaattgatgactacGATGAATATTGCCACTATGTGGCAGGACTTGTTGGGCTTGGTTTATCAAAACTTTTCTACGCCTCTGGTACAGAAGATCTGGCAACAGACGACCTTTCAAATTCAATGGGTTTGTTTCTTCAGGTATCATGAAAGTAATATATAGCAAGTAGCAACACCATATGCTCACAAATATATACTTACAATCCAGTTAACCTGTTGGGATTGCAGAAAACCAACATTATTAGAGATTATCTGGAAGACATCAATGAGATACCAAAGTCACGCATGTTTTGGCCACGGCAGATCTGGAGTAAATATGTTAGCAAACTTGAGGTTTGGCTCTATAAGAATTTCTATCCAACCTAAATCATTCTTTCACCCTTTTCTCCCCCATTTCACGATTCTCAGATGAATTTGTAAAACTTGAGAGTGTGATGGTAAAACAGCTTTCTTTGCATACTGTTACGTTATACTCACATGAGTGTCTTTTTAATATTGTATGTATGATTGTCAAATGTATAATTTTCTTCTTTTGTATTTCAATTGAATGTTCTTTTTTTCATCCAGGACTTGAAATATGAGGAAAACTCCGTTAAGGCTGTGCAGTGCTTAAACGACATGGTCACTAATGCTTTGTTGCATGCTGAAGATAGCTTAAAATACATGGCTGCATTACGAGACCCCTCTATATTTCGCTTTTGTGCTATTCCTCAGGTGTTGTTCTTTTACTTAATTATTACTTATTACTTAAGTGTTATGTAGAATGTACATCATTTGTCAACAGTTTGAAGT contains:
- the LOC131602106 gene encoding squalene synthase 2-like; translated protein: MGILGVILKNPDDLYPLLKLKIAARNAEKQIPPEPHWGFCYSMLHKVSRSFGLVIQQLRPELRDAVCIFYLVLRALDTVEDDTSVETDVKVPILIAFHRHIYDHDWHFGCGTKEYKVLMDQFHHVSTAFLELGKNYQDAIEDITKRMGAGMAKFICKEVETIDDYDEYCHYVAGLVGLGLSKLFYASGTEDLATDDLSNSMGLFLQKTNIIRDYLEDINEIPKSRMFWPRQIWSKYVSKLEDLKYEENSVKAVQCLNDMVTNALLHAEDSLKYMAALRDPSIFRFCAIPQIMAIGTLAICYNNIGVFRGVVKMRRGLTAKVIDRTKTMTDVYGAFFDFSSMLESKVDKHDPNATKTLSRLEAIQKTCRESGLLTKRKSYVLGNESGYGPTMIFILVILFSIIFAYLSANHHSN